In a single window of the Ciconia boyciana chromosome 7, ASM3463844v1, whole genome shotgun sequence genome:
- the FAM131A gene encoding LOW QUALITY PROTEIN: protein FAM131A (The sequence of the model RefSeq protein was modified relative to this genomic sequence to represent the inferred CDS: inserted 2 bases in 1 codon) — protein sequence MRPGGDAGGAEPAVVPAPGXPPGSMGCIGSKTTMVAVDTTLCVEWKEVKALSPLSAARPLPRLARQASFDSQDFLQVNVEDTVEMLPKSRRALTIQEIAALARSSLHGISQVVKEHVTKPTAMAQGRVAHLIEWKGWCKPVEPPAALESAFSSYCHLSEGEQEARFAAGVAEQFAIAEAKLRAWSSVDGDDSNDESYDEDFMPSTESSQPADLPVTVPASALLRDLLQGHLCQLGVRHGSYEPESDSSHTLSPETLCSSLCSLEMVSPSELTAKLLGSLGGEDLLLPKLPPPASQSALRGLARLRCQDSLYSVSYTEACLLPAEDEVVLSKDFPLHRKVSDVASSGVASLEEEEEAEEP from the exons ATGCGGCCGGGGGGCGATgcgggcggcgcggagccggcgGTAGTGCCCGCACCGGG CCCCCCCGGGAGCATGGGCTGCATCGGCTCCAAAACCACCATGG TGGCCGTGGACACAACGCTGTGCGTGGAGTGGAAGGAGGTGAAAGCGCTGtcgccgctgagtgctgcccgcccgctgccccgcCTGGCACGCCAGGCCTCCTTCGACAGCCAGGACTTCCTCCAG GTCAATGTTGAGGACACTGTCGAGATGCTGCCCAAGTCACGGCGCGCGCTGACCATCCAGGAGATCGCCGCCCTGGCCCGCTCCTCGCTGCACG GCATCTCGCAGGTGGTGAAGGAGCACGTCACGAAGCCAACGGCCATGGCGCAGGGCCGCGTCGCCCACCTCATCGAGTGGAAGGGCTGGTGCAAGCCGGTGGAGCCGCCCGCCGCCCTGGAGAGCGCGTTCAGCTCCTACTGCCACCTGAGCGAGGGCGAGCAGGAGGCACGCTTCGCTGCCG GCGTGGCGGAGCAGTTTGCCATTGCCGAGGCCAAACTGCGAGCCTGGTCCTCGGTGGATGGAGACGACTCCAACGACGAGTCCTACGACGAGGACTTCATGCCCTCCACAGAGAGCTCCCAGCCCGCCG ATCTGCCCGTCACGGTGCCAGCCAGCGCGCTGCTGCGAGACCTGCTGCAGGGCCACCTGTGCCAGCTGGGCGTGCGTCACGGCTCCTACGAGCCCGAGAGTGACTCCTCGCACACCCTCTCCCCCGAGaccctctgctccagcctctgcAGCCTGGAGATGGTGTCCCCCTCCGAACTCACTGCCAAACTGCTGGGCTCCCTGGGGGGCGaggacctgctgctgcccaagcTGCCCCCCCCGGCCAGCCAAAGTGCCTTGCGGGGCCTGGCACGGCTCCGGTGCCAGGACTCCCTCTACTCCGTGTCCTACACCGAAGCCTGCCTCTTGCCCGCCGAGGACGAGGTGGTGCTGAGCAAGGACTTCCCGCTCCACCGGAAAGTCTCCGACGTCGCCTCCTCTGGGGTGGCAtcgctggaggaggaggaggaggccgaAGAGCCCTGA